The Vibrio navarrensis genome has a segment encoding these proteins:
- a CDS encoding adhesion domain-containing protein encodes MIMTINKKRVAQAAPLIMSMLLMACGWENCSVHSSSGTDSLENTVLNDLQNSQTQHGLDVETLAESIDRDVNSSYSLDDMKESSQEVLLHQTINKSAVELPGVGLFIKPLTQAQADQLGVAYSTTKWEMGEAWPRYTQSQAVAMCNKLGSRLATKEELSALYHAYPDKMLKDVLDWPTLVGYWSNTNNAGPYYYYYVYLDDHYTSSNNPTNNHYASCVTFS; translated from the coding sequence ATGCTACTGATGGCGTGTGGTTGGGAAAATTGCAGTGTGCATTCCTCTAGCGGAACGGATTCGCTTGAAAATACAGTGCTTAATGATCTGCAAAATTCGCAAACTCAGCATGGCTTGGACGTTGAAACGTTAGCAGAAAGTATCGATCGAGATGTCAATAGTAGCTATTCACTGGATGACATGAAGGAGAGCTCGCAAGAGGTGCTATTGCATCAAACGATCAATAAGAGTGCTGTTGAGCTGCCCGGTGTCGGCCTGTTCATTAAACCCTTAACGCAGGCACAAGCCGATCAGTTGGGTGTAGCCTACAGTACGACAAAGTGGGAAATGGGCGAAGCTTGGCCACGATATACTCAATCGCAAGCGGTGGCGATGTGTAATAAGTTGGGTTCGCGCTTGGCGACCAAAGAAGAGCTGTCGGCGCTCTATCATGCATACCCAGATAAAATGCTTAAGGATGTGTTAGATTGGCCAACGCTGGTTGGCTACTGGTCGAACACCAACAATGCAGGCCCTTACTATTACTACTATGTGTATTTGGATGACCATTACACCAGTAGTAATAACCCAACCAACAATCACTACGCATCCTGCGTAACATTTTCTTAA